The genomic stretch CTTCCGCGAGCAGCGCTACATCGGCGCCAGCGAGAAGCGGCGCCTGGCCGCCGCGCTGAACCTCTCCCAGAGCCAGGTGAGCGCGGCCTCGGGCGGCGGCCGGGATCGCAGCCCGGAGCCCCGCGTGAGTCCTGCGGCACCCAAggccgggggggcgcggggggtcGGGCCTCCTCTGAATTACAGACCTGCTCCCAATCTGGTCTCTCTGTGCGTCAGGGAGTTGTCATGGCTACATTCCTCATGCCTAGAGAGTTACTCCACATTCACCGAGAGCAATATAGCTAGCACCAAATCATATAACTGGTACTATATTATTACGCTAATAATCAGATAAATCTGACTCAGGGGTGTTAGTGTACGGCCAGCCTTGGTACTTGACTCTTATCTTTCTTCTCACCAGATAAAAACCTGGTTTCAGAATCGTCGTATGAAGTTCAAACGTCAGACTCAAGATGCCAGGGTTGAAGCTCTTTTCTCAGGCTTATTTCTGCCCTATCATTGTTACCCAGATATAGTTACTTCCAGGTGTTCTCATGGGATGGACGTTAGTGTCTCTTCTACCTCCGCTGTTACCCTTCACCCAGCTATGCCAAGCCCTGCCTTGTTGTTACCTCCTGTTCCGTCTCAGTCCCTTGAGCCAGTTCTGCCAAGTCCAGGTTTAGTGTCTCCCAGTCCAGAATTTTCTTCTTATCCTTCTGTAATTCCAGCAATGACTCTAACCAAGGACCATAAAAGTTCCAGCCATATCTTCCTTCCTGTTAAACATGTCAAAAACTATCTGTAATCTGAATATGAACTGCCATATATTTTTAAGAGTACTTATTTAACTTATTTTGTTTTATCAAATATATGGATTATTTAATGTTTTCTAAAAACAATCTTGTTTGCcttatttttttatgttaaagGGACAAAAGAACTAACCTATTTTAGAGGAATAATACTAAGGGTGGAAGAGAAGGACTTAAAACTGTCCTTATTTCTCTACTGTCTTCACTTTGCTATATCAAAACTTACAGGAAAATTTTTCCCATCCATAATTTTCAATCTGTTTTAAGAGCAACAGCCTATGATTGTGTGGGGATCCCCACTGAAAAATGAGAGTATTGCTTAGACTTCAATACAACTACTGAAACAAATACTCTATATACTGTGTAATAGACAAACACCAAACAGGCTTAAAGAATTAGACCATTTTACATGGGTGTGAGTTGAGGGAGTAAAAATGAACTAATTTTAAGGAAAGATTTGTAAACTACAGTAAATACATAACTACAGTAAATAGAATAACAAAGGTGGCAGCCCTATGAACTAATCTGAGCAAGTGACACAAGGTCCTGTGTGCAAATAAAAGCTTCTGGAGTATTGTCCTTTATCTGTGTATGCTGCACCATCCCTAAAGTGATATCTCTCCTTTATGTGTGTAGATATTCTATCTATGCACTTAAAGAGAAATGAGGCTAACAATTATTTGGCTGCCTAAGCCTCTGATGCCAGTGTCAACCATATTTGTAATTTAAATCTGTTGATGGAAAACACTTGAGTTGTTCCAAAGTTCAGGCTTTTTGTGACATTcagaatgaaaatgttttaattattacTGCTAAAACTTCAGCTGTAACCTGACAGCTTCATTAATTTTAAGCTGCAGGATTCTGTATGCTTGCTATCAGGTGTATCAAGACTTcctaaaaatcaaaaaacaagcTCTGTGGAAGCAGGAATAGCAAAGAGCAATGCCTGTAGCAAATAATGAGAAACACAAGCTCTTGCATAAGCATAAAGGAATTTCAGCATGTGTGATTATATCTTCTTTTCTGCCCTGACCATCCTAACCTGCTCCCTGCATGAAGGTTGGGCTACTTTGCCCAACTTTGCaactttcaggagaaaaaataaactcACTCCCATGCAGAGATTATTCATAAgcaaaaaaagtcagcaaaactTGTATCATgcccttttccccccctttcacttaaaaaaaattaccttttgggAGTGGGAAGGATGGAGTTGGTATCACAGTTGCCCTGTTGGTAGGCCAACATGAGTACATCCAGGAGGGGGTGAAGACTTCCATCCAggctccttccccctgcatcccaCCTCCTTTTCTGATTTTAACCCTTGGGGAAAAACAAATCCCCTAAGCATGCCACGCTCTCCCTCTCACTATAGCTCTTCTCAAGCAGTCCTACAGGGAAACGTGGGAGAGATGCAAAGGATTTCCCTCTCTCCACCTTCTCAGTGCCACACCAGGACACCACTGCTCTGAGATGCTCGGGCTAGGGAACCGAAGGGACAAAATTGTGAATTTCTCAGTCACTTTGAACACAGACCACAgtgtgaggaaaagaaaacatggcTATTTATGAGTGGGCAGCCTCTAATTGCAGGCCCTGTTCTCACTCTCTCctgcttccccccccttcccagcAATCAGCAAACTTGCTTCCAACCTGGCAAACTGGATCCTGTTGGAGACAGCATCTGGGTTCGAATGGCTTAACTGTAGAAAACTCTTTTCCCCTTTTACATCAGCGTTTCACAAGTGAGACACCTCTAGGCTATTAAATCGAAACTCTGATGCCTCACTGGATTGGAAGGTGGAGGAGGGAAATTTAGACTACAATGCAACAACCAGCCTTGTTTCTAATGCACTTAGAACTTTTAGATGAATTAAAGAAACTTCATTAAAGACTAAAACAATCAAGAAATAAGAAATGCCAACCAAACCCTTTCATCATTAAAGGAGTGAAAACTGTGTTCCCAGCAAGAACTACCACACCTTTCATAATGAGGAACTTTAACAAATTTCAGAATTAGAGTAAAAACTTGAGCCACTCCTTTTAGATGTTTCTTCTCCTGAAAGGATCAATTTACTAAAAAAAGATGGTTCAAAGTATGCAATTATCATGGACATTAGCAGTGAATCAAAGAGCCAAATTAGAAGATTAAAATCTCATCTAGATAGTGTGGCCGTGAACAGAAGAATACAGTTATGCTCTTAAGTCTTTTACAAGGTATTGGCTTTGATAATTGTAAGCCTATTTAAAATTCCATACCGAAGGTTCAAAACACTGTTGAGGCTTTAGGTGAAAGATGTGCTGGAAGTGCAAAGCAATAAAGTGATAAATATTTAGAAGAGAAACTCACTGAGCAGCTTATCCTTCCTCCTGCTGCATACCTGTGAGAATGCCCATAGCCAAAAGCACTGGACAATGCAACCGGTAAGGACCAGACTCCCCAAAGCACTCAGCAAACTAAGAATATACCTTTCAATACAGGTGTAGGAAAGTCAGATAAGACATATTAAAACATCTAACCCCATACTCCATGTGTGAGCCAAAACAGGAGTTCTGGTGACCAGAATCTTTTACGCTGCACTTCTAGTGCAACTTTACAGAGTTCACACACCCAGAGTCTCCGTTTTTCACATAACAAAGAAAAACTGGAGATatgcaatacaaagcagtttctTAACAATCCCATTTCAGTTAGTTAGTTTTTAAACTTAATAGTTTTGCCCTATACGGTGGGATACTTGGCAAAAACAAGTTTCTGTCACTGTTTCTCCCCGGCCCCCTTTCCCTTTCACCAGCTGCAAGTAAATGGCCGGAGCACAGAAGCCACAAGTACATCATGGCtctcactgaggctacagtgtaATTTCAGGCATTTGTGTCTAGTGCCTAGATAGCAATTTGGAGCAAAATACTCTTTATCGTACCCAGAAATCAAAGGAAGCAAGTAGACTACCAGTATTTTACACATTAACCACTTTTGAAACGGTGGGATATTAAACCAAAAATGACTAAGAGCAGCATCACATCTGATAAATTTTAATATCAATTTGTACAAATATAAAATTACTCTTCATATTTAACTTAATATAATAAACACATACACTTCCAAATCAGACAGATGCTGAGCacaaaggaagaagcagcagcacagaagaAGTTACAGCACACAGTATTTTCCTCCCTAGCCCGGCGCTTGCTTTCACGATATCGCATACACGGGATGGTACTGCGTGTCCATTCTGTTCTGCACAACCGGGTGGAAAGACGGATGCGGAAGGAAGTTTTGGTGGCAGTAAGGCAGCTCGTTTGCCACAAGGCGGTAGGTGCTTGGCGACGCCTCGCGCGCGGGGAAGGGGAGGCcgaggggcagcgcggcgccgggcagcagcggcaggagcccccggcgcggccccggcgggcagcggccgtCGCGGAGCGGCGCCCCCGGTCCGCAGCTGcagagcggcgcggcgggcggcgggcggtgcTGGTGCTCCTGGACCTGCCTCTTCAGCTTCATCCGCCGGTTCTGAAACCAGGTTTTGATCTGAGCAATAAAAAGCAAGGGGTGAGGGGggcgtgggggggaggggagacagAAATCAGGAATTTTACCTAAAAAATAACATGCCAACTGTGAACAGCTGCAGCGCCGCTGCCTGGCTCATTTTGCTGCGTTTGAAAGGACACGGCTGGGCTGCTGCTTTCGCCCTGGCTCCAACCCGAGGGCAGAGGAGGGTGTGTGCATGCGCATGGAGGAGGGGGTCCCTGCTTCCCTGTTCAGCGACTTTAGGTGACCCATTTGCAGCCTTTAAGACCATATGCAGCCTCTGCACGGTCTAGAGCGCTTCCGCAAACCAAACAGATCGCTGCACACCGAGGCCCGGCTGCTCACACCGCACCTCTCAAACGAGGGGAAGAAGCACCCACGACACCTCCCCCggtggacccccccccccagccgccgcCCGCGGGCGGACAGGTTCCCCCGGGCCCACCTGGGTCTCCGAGAGGTGCAGGGCGGCCGCCAGCTGCCGGCGCTCCGCGGCGCCCAGGTAGCGCCGCCGGCGGAAGGTCTCCTCCAGCCCGCCCAGCTGCGCCGCGCTGAAGGCGGTgcgcgcccggcgctgccgcccgcggggcgccgccgccgcgccgcgctccgcgctcTCGCTCTCGTAGCCCGAGGAGTCGTCGGCGCTGAGCCAGCCGCCGTCGGGGGCTGAAGAGGGGGCGGCGGCGTGAGGCCtttccccggggccggggggccgccgccgccgcctccccccgccttGCAgcgccggcgccccccgccccgctcccggcccctccTCACCCACCTGGCTCCGACGGGGCGgggggctcccggcggccgccgccgcccgcgggctgcccgggccgcgccgccccccgccgcggctcggctcggggcagcagcggggcgctgccgagggccgcgggggcgcggggagggggcgcgcagCAGATGTGGGGCCGGAGCCCGcggggctccggctctgccgaaGGGGGCTCGGCCCGGCTCATGGCGGAAAGCGGCTGGGGCCGCCGGGCTCGGCCCGCTCTTATATGGGCGCTGCGGGCCCGGGCGGGCTCGTTTGCAAGTGTGAAGCCACATCAAAGCGGGGATGGAGCACCGATAACAGCTGCCGGCGAGGAGGGGAGTTCACACGTCTGGCAAATGTCTGCAGCCGCTGGCTCCAGCGTGTCTGCCGGGCCGGGGAGACCCCCTTGAAGTGCAAACCTGCCCCTCTCCCCCGGAGGGCAGGGCACGGGCAGGCCCAGCCCCGCGACGAGGCGCTTAAAGATACCGGCGGTGCCGCTAACAGCGGGGTTTTGCCCGCGCCCCTTCCCGCTGCGGGGTCCTGGGGGGGCGCAGAGATGCCCCGGACCGGCCCCGCCGACGGGCTCTGCGCCTCGGGGGATCTGCGGGACCGGGCTGCCTGGGAAAAGCCGCGGGGGGCTGCTAGCAAGAAGTCTCTATCCCCGGGGCTGAGCCCTCACCCTGGGGGACTATTGCCGGCTTGGGGGGTTAGCAGGGCCGAGGACCCTCTCAGCTTGAACTTGGCGCCGTCTGTCTAGCCAGAAAGTGTAACCCATCTCCCGAAGAGTTTAGTGATCAAAGCACGAAATGAGCAGGGAAATTCGCACCTCATCGACTTCAAACTATCCGCAATCCACACGCCGCTTCCCAAGGATGGCCCTGCCTTTGTAATGCAGGGAGGACACGGTGAgggacccccccgccccctccccaaagcAAAGCTTTCCTCGCAGCGAGCAAAACGAGCGGCGGCCGGAGAAAGGCGCATCCCCGGGCTCAGCCCGTCCCCAGGCTGCTCCTGTGTCTAACTTGCACCGGTTTTTAGCCACTCCAGGTAAAACCGACCACGACCCGACGGGCAGTAGATCCTTGGCTCTCACAGCCAAATGCCTGATGCTTTCTAGCACCCCGAGGAAGCGGTCGCCACCCCTGTAACTAGGTAAACGCACGGGCAGGATCTGAACCTCCGCTAAACTCCTCGGGGCTCCTGCTGGGACGCATAACTGAAAGAAATGGGCACAATAAACCTCGGCCTAACGGGCtggagcttgtttttttttccctaagagtaGATCAACGCTGTCAGTTCACAGCCGTAAGagtaatgcactttttttttttttaatttaaaataaataaggaaaaccCCCACCACTACAAACAACTCTTCTCAAAACTCCCAAACTTTTCATGAGAGAAGGGGCTGAAAACCACGTTTGTGACACCCCTTTTTGCTGTTTCTAGTGTCACTTGCTGGCTACGGGAGCGCAGAGCGCACCATCCACCACTCCGGCCCCACAAAGGCTGCACCGGCttagcccagctccagccccagggaTGGGTGAAGCACTAGAGTGATGCAAACCCACTGCCAAGCCCACATAGCCCATGGGGTTGGATTGCTCCTGGGCCTTTCCCTATAGTGCCAGCCCCCACAGTGGGGGGAAGAGACTGAACTTGCCCTCGGCCACGGCTCTCAGAATGCAAGCTCCCACCCTGGCTCAGGAGCATAGGAATATATGGGATAGGTGAGACTTGCTGCTTCACAGGACCAAAACACCAGGGTCCCAGAAAGAGCTAAGCACTCATTAAGCACTCATTTGCACGTTAATTTTAATCACATCTGGTTATAACAAGTATTTCTGTACAGGTCCACTCGTGGTTCCTCTTTTTCTGGAGCAAAcgcatcctcctcctccgcctcagTATCTCCATCTATTTCAAGACAACCATTTCTGCATACCCCCACATGTGGGCAAATGCAGGCAGAGAAACTCAGGCTCACCACGCACAAATTCATCAACAGCAAGCTGTTGCCTGCAGTGTTGATTTTCTCTTATCTCTCCTCCTTCATCGCTCCTTTGTGAGTGTGCATCAGCCCTTTGTACGGGGCAACCTTGCGTGCTACCTGCAGATCCTGGCTGCCTAGTCAAGAACAAGTTTGGAGCTAGTGCCTCGAAACCACTGGGACTCAGGAGCTCCTAAGCTGAGCATGCACCTCCCGGCAAACAGGgtactcccccccccctcccccaaagggGCCTTCCCCCCAGTCCTCCAGCAGGATGAGGCCTATGCCAGGCTGGGCAGCACCAGGTTCCCTGGATGACAGTGAAGCCCAGGGACACACGGTCTAGGGAGAGGCACTTCAACCCTCCTGCCAAAAATAAACAGGCAGGAGACGACCCAGCTCTGTTCAGTGCCATGCCCAAGGATACCAGCATGTGCGTTTACATTTATGCATATCTTAGAGAGAGAAATAGTTAGTGACCCTGAgcagctgctgccagctcccctgtCGTTCGAGCAGGGACACAGGTAAGCAGCCGCCGACCTGTCCCGCTCCTGCTTATTCCAGTTGTGATTCATAAGGACCAAGgcctccctggcactgcagtgTCCCCTTCTCCCTCAGGGCGACAGCTCATAGGGCTTTTGAATCACCGTTTTTTACCCTTGCTCTCATTCCACCT from Apteryx mantelli isolate bAptMan1 chromosome 7, bAptMan1.hap1, whole genome shotgun sequence encodes the following:
- the LOC136992442 gene encoding LOW QUALITY PROTEIN: homeobox protein vent1-like (The sequence of the model RefSeq protein was modified relative to this genomic sequence to represent the inferred CDS: inserted 2 bases in 1 codon) → MWLHTCKRARPGPQRPYKSGPSPXRPQPLSAMSRAEPPSAEPEPRGLRPHICCAPPPRAPAALGSAPLLPRAEPRRGAARPGQPAGGGGRREPPAPSEPAPDGGWLSADDSSGYESESAERGAAAAPRGRQRRARTAFSAAQLGGLEETFRRRRYLGAAERRQLAAALHLSETQIKTWFQNRRMKLKRQVQEHQHRPPPAAPLCSCGPGAPLRDGRCPPGPRRGLLPLLPGAALPLGLPFPAREASPSTYRLVANELPYCHQNFLPHPSFHPVVQNRMDTQYHPVYAIS
- the LOC136992441 gene encoding homeobox protein vex1-like produces the protein MDKGPFSVEWLAQSSRGRAQPGPATRPPPSPPSDARSQESPQTPAPGAPPSPGDLAALRGPEPAQRSSPEHSAEAGGGGAVPGRPRTKFSAAQLQELERSFREQRYIGASEKRRLAAALNLSQSQIKTWFQNRRMKFKRQTQDARVEALFSGLFLPYHCYPDIVTSRCSHGMDVSVSSTSAVTLHPAMPSPALLLPPVPSQSLEPVLPSPGLVSPSPEFSSYPSVIPAMTLTKDHKSSSHIFLPVKHVKNYL